GCTGCCAGTTTCCTTTTATATACAGTTCTTTGTTTCTGTGTTGGCATTAGCAGCTACTGCTTAACCCAAAGATCCATTAAGTACAAAACATGCAAAACCGAATTGCGCAGTGTAAGGATGTGTGCGTGCACATAAATTCAGCAGTAAAATTTCCCCAAAGAAAAATCACTATATAGCATATTCAGCCAATTATTGGGGTACAGACACAAGCAAATTTCAGTGGACTATAGCATCTCATGTATTTCGTGCAAACCAAAGTAGATGGTACGGATGACATAGTACTCTAGTTAGAATGAGGGTCTAGTCCCATCTGGGCCCATTGAGTGACCAGCACAAAGACGGCAAACACATTGCCAAAACATATGGAGCATCATATTGGCCATTCCTTCAGGCTTCAGCTAACTAATAGATCAGGAGCCAGCTAAACTAAGTTAACCTAGATGAAAAGTTGGCACACATTCCAACCGGTCTAGAAATGTGCACAACATGAAAGACACTAACAGAACATAACTATAAAGATTCAGAGCACAATATAGGCACAAGGTGAACGGTCATGATCATGAGTTTAGGCTTCGTCTAAGTGTGCAAGGGTTAAAAAATACGTATATAGTTTCATCTAGGAGCATACTAATCATTTATGCAGCAGCAGAACCTTCTTACCAGAACTAAGATCAACATTGCATTCCACGGAAGGATGCGCCTTGAAGATGTCGTATATTTTCGAACACTGGTCGTTACTTGTTCTGACCTCATCAGACATCTGCACGGCCAATCTTTTAAGCGTTGGTGCGCATCTGATTATCACTTTCAGCAAATCAAACTCATGGTCCTCCCCTTCGAAGCCTTCCATTTCCACTTCTTCGAGATTGATCAAGGAGATATTTTTGCTTCTCCAGCTCTTCGGCTCATCGCAGGGACAATTTACCGGGCATTCTTCTTTGAACTAGAACAAATGTGGATTATTACAATTCATTTACTGATGGTTCAGAAATGAGACCATGTCTCAAGAATGCAAACATATTTTTTTTTGAACAAGCAGTACCATATATATTTGCAATATATTAACAGAGCAAAGTAGTATTACCTCTGATCTCTGTACGATGATCTTAAGCTTTCGTGTAGCAGAACGAATCGGATGCATCCCAAGTAGATGCAACGCAAATGCTCCAAAGACATGCCTCACAGATCTGACACGATGATCAAGCTCCATTGTCGTGAAATGTAGCTCCAAAACAGAGAAGTCAGTAACCAGATGTGTCTCTATTTCCTGCTCCAAGCTGAACTCTGCATCAGGATAACTAACTAGTCAAACCCTGCATCAGGATAACGGTAGTGTATCATGCATAGGTTTAATTTAGTCGGGTAATCAAGTCGATTGAGTATAGGACATGAGACATACACAAGGCCATATTTGCAGGGACAGGACATAAGCGTTGGAGAGCCGGCCGGTGTCGGTGAGCACCATGTCTTCATGGCTTTCTGCGGCATGTAAGCTCAGGTTTGAGAGGCTCCATGGACCAAGCCCACGAGTCAGCGAGGAATAGGAATATGAGCACTCCCAAGAGACCTTCTCCACAATTGGCGCGGCGATGGACACGGTGAGCTCGCTGTCGATGCTGAATGACATTGCCAAATTCTTGAGCATGGGGGGCCTCGACGCAGATACACTCTGTCCATTTGTTCAGGCTCTCCACAGCGAGCTCCTCCAACGACTCCGATTTGATGGTGATATTGCTGTTGAGGAACCCGTCGGGCGTCGGCCACCCTGAGCACCCGCAGGCACGGGCAGCGGTGGACCAGGTCGGCGAGGTCGACGCGGCAGCCGGAGAGGGACAGCCTCTGGAGCGCCGGGAACCTGCTGATGCGTGACAGCAAGAGGTGGAGGTAGTGCGCGGCGAGGTCGATGGAGGTGGCGCGGTGGAAGCGAGGCATCTCCACGTGGAAGAACTGGATGTCGCGTTGGAGGGCCAGGCGGAGCTCCGCCGGCGAGAGCCCCGCGGCGGCATGGAGCAGCGAAGAGACCAAGGAAGCCTCCCGCTCAAGCCCTGCGACGCGGATATCGAGGAGGGTCACCCCGGGGCCGGCCGCGGCTTGGAGCGAGGCGAGCGCGGGTAGGAGCGGGGCGGGCCGAGCGCGACGTCGCGGAAGACGAGGTCGGGGAGGCGGGTCCAGAGGCCGCGCCACCGGCGGGAGAGGAGGCCTgtgcgcgcggcggcgggcgaggaCCTGGAGGAGCAGATCCTCCGGCAGGTCGCTGATGAGGTCGGCTCCTCCGCCGCCATGGCGGCGTGCGACATCCTCCATGGGAAACCCAACCCCGATTGCAGACGAGAGAGAGAGCCGATGTGTTTTTTTTTTACAGAAACCGTCCAAAACGCCAAGAATTTGAATATGCACAAAAAAAAGAGTGTTCGATGTTGTGTGAATACAGTATTTAAACTGAAAATATATGCATATGTAGTACTCCTTGCCAGATTAAAATTTCTCCGCTAAATTTGTATGTAGAACCAACATAAGCAATTACAATACCGAACATATATGTATCCAACGGTATTGAGTTGGCATTGTAAATATTGATAATTTTTTAAGAGGAAAATGGCTCTTGCCCCGGTTTCATTACTTAAAATGAAACCACAGAAATTCTCATTACAGCTCGCGGGAGGGTTTCTAGCGCCCTCCGGCATGAAATCCAACTAACTCCTGAACTCTTGCTAAAACCTCTTACAATCTCCAACTACTCAAATGTCTACTGACAGAAAATTAAAAGGCTAATGCCGAACATCATGAAGGTCTGGATCTGGTATCCATCTCTTTTTTCTTTTCATCCTGCCATGAGTAGCCCGCCCTCGATACCACACCATCCTTCTGCCTTCTTCTTCCGATAGTATTCCATCCACAGTTCATTCTTCCTCACCCTGGCTCTGGCCAAAGCAGCAGAGGCGGCTGCCTGGATAGTTCCCACAGAGATGATATTAGATTCTCCACGCGCTCTCTTGCAGCCTCTTTGCACAGGATCTTCCATTGGTTGCAGAAGCCTGCAATTCTCCTCAGGATCACCTGCACTCCCAACCATGGGGCATAAAAATTGATAATTTTTCCTATAAACTTAGCCAAGGTGTACAAAGTTCGACGTTGACTAGAATTTATATCCCTCTAATTTGTTAAAAAGCGAGTGTGTTCTTTTttacaaaagaaaaaagattgcCTAACCGAGAGTGTCCCACATGGTTTGTTGTTGCTTATGGAGCATGCAAATGGATACATACTACTATGCACGACATGTTCAAGATTCACAAGATGACAAGATAATTCACTTTCACATTTTTAAAAAATAAATTCAACATTGAAAAATAATAAACTCACCTACGAGCAAATTGATCACATGTACATATAGAGGTTGTCACGTTCTCCACAGGGATTCGGTTATGAGTACTCGAATGTTTTCACAGTTGAAGTGAGCAAACATATGTGGCGACAGAAAAATAATCTAACTAACATTGCTCGTTCCAACTATTTTTGTTCTTTTCGTGGTTTATTTAACTGGCAAACAACAAATCTCAACAAGCAACAGATACAAGAAGATACATCTCACATTTTAAGATCAATAAGTCATAGTACATGATATTAACATTTACAATAACGGATCTAATGATATTgatttggtattgtagatgtaATTAATTTTTTCTCTAAATTTGGTCAAAGTTTGACTTAAGATAAAGTTAATTATGCGGAGTAGAAAAAAAAAACTTACTTGTTTCCTACTTAATGTGATTAGGATTACAGAGATGCTACTAGAGTATGGTTTATCTATCACCATAGCTGTCCTTGCCATGTGGTCTTGGTTCCTTGATGGCCAAACAGTGGTAGAAGAGCAGATGGATGCTAGAGGAAAAAACAAAGAGTTGCTAGAGGGACCATGTTGGATCTTGACCCAGACTTGGGGCGCTTGGACTTGGACTAGAAGAGAAAGAGATGAGACCACTGATCCTCTGCAACATGCCTGCTTTGCTTTGCTGCCTTGCCTGCTGCAGCAGGCACTTCATTTTTCCTTTCCCTTCAAGCAGGGGCAAGAACATCATACTGGGTATTATGATGGCGATGGGAGTAACATGCAAAATAAAGAGAGGATAAAGTGAACATTCTTCTTCTCTGATGCTCTATTGGGCTTTTGCTGAAGAAAAGCACAGTGCTAATCGAGGCTTAACATTTTGACTGGCATATGGTGTGTACACTAAATCTTGGCAATTTCATGACAAAGCCAAGCTATGACACTGCTATTCTTTCTTCAAGGAAAGAGCAAGAGTACACCAAGTTATTAACAATGTCATATTATAGGCCAAGGTTTAATTAAGAGCAAGAGTACACCGATCCTAGCCTGTAGCCGCGTTGCACCGCTGAAAAAACACCTCAGCTGCTCATTTTTGTCCGTTGAAGGAAGCCACCTAGCAAAATTCTGAAACCGGATTGCGGAGTTGGTCATCATGGGAGAGGACCATCTTGTCGATGAGCACCGCCAATCCGTAAACGCAAGGATGAGAAtcattccaatgcacaactttggcTGTGGTGCTTTGACCCTGCAGGCAAATGAGGCAAAAGTAGAAACCAGTTTGGTTCAGTATCTCAGCATGGAAATATAGAGTCGACGCTTGTAGAGAATGCTATCAATAGCAAATAAAACTTTGCCAAGGAGTTTATGAATATTTAGTAGTAATACTGAAGAGCTGCCAGTTTTTCTTTTCATATACCCTTCTCTGTTTTTTGTCTGGCATTAACCCGATGGCCTATGAAAGTCAGTCAAAATGAGACACCTAACTGCTGTTAAACTAGAAACTTCTTTTAGCGGCTACAAAATACAACTGGTGCAAAATCGAATTGTGCAATGTAAGGATGTATGCACACAAATTCAGCAGTAAAATTTTCCCATAGAAAAACACTAATACAGCATGTTCAGCCTATTATTGGGGTACAGGAGCAAGCTAAACTAAGTTAACCTAGAGGAAAGGTTGGCATGTCAATGACGCACTCCAAGGATTCTGCAAATTTGCACAACACGAAAGAAACTGACAGAACAGAACTATAAAGGTTTCAGAGAAGAATATAGGCACAAGGCGAACACTGATAAAACGTGAGTTTACGACTAGAGGAAACTGTGCAAAGATAAAAGAGAATTAGTTCCATCTAGGAGCTTATACTAATCACTGATGCAGAACTTTCTTACCGGAACTAAGATAAACATTGCATTCCACAAAAGGATACGCCTTGAAGAAGTTGTGTGTTTTCAAACACCGATCATTACTTGTGCTGTCCTCATCACACATCCGCACGGACATTCTTTTAAGCATTGGTGCGCATCTGAATATCACTTTCAGGAAATCAAAATCATGATCCTCCCCTTCGAAGCCTTCGATTTCCACTTCTTCAAGATTGATCAACGAGATATTTTTTCTTCTCCAGTTCTTGGGCTTATCACAACGACAATTTACTGGGCATTCTTTTACCACCTAGAGAAAATGTGAATTAATACAATGTGTTTACGCACATAGAGTTTTCTTTTGTCTGAGCAATTATCATATGTATTTGAGATATATTATTAAAGGAGCAAAGGATTACATCTGATCTAAGTAAGACGATCCTAAGCTTTCGTGTAGCGGTACGAATCCGATGCATCCCAAGTAGACGCACCACACATCCTCCAAAAGCATGCTTGGCTGGTATACCGAAATGAAACTCAGTTGTCGAGAAATGCAgctccaaaacagagaagccggTTACAACAAGTGTCTCTATCTTTTCGGCAACTTCGAGCTCTGCGTCAGGTTTAGCAGTCCAACCCTGCAAAAAGGAATGGCAGTCTATCATGCAGAAGTTCCATTTAGTTGGAAGATCGAATCAACTGAGTAGGGCATGAGACATACAGGTGAACCCGACAAATGCAGGGACAGGACATACACGTTAGACAACGGCAAACGGGCGTCGTCTCCGGTGCCGGTCTCCGTGAGCAACCGCTGTCCCTCGGCCTCTGCGGTATGCAAGGTCATCATGGAGAGTCCCCAACAAGAAATCTCTTCGGTCTCGATGGTATAGTAGCACTCCAACCCAACGAGACCTTCTTCACAGTTGGTGCCACTATGGACACCCTGAGCTCATTGATGGTGTGGAAGGACACCGTCAATTGCTTCAGCATGGGGGCCTCAATGTGGATGCATCTTGTCCATTTGGACCGACTCCGCACTTGCAGCTCCTCCAACGACTCCGATTTGATGGTGATGTCGCCGGCGGAGTGGTAGCAGTCGTTGGCCACCCTGAGCACCCGCAGGCGTGGGCAGCGGAGGACAAAGTCGGCGAGGTCGAGGTCGAAGCGAGGCAGGTCTACGTCGGTGACGAGCATGTCTCGCGGCAGGGCGAAGTGGAACTCGGCCGGCGACTTTTAATTTTTATGATATTTTCCCAAATTTATGATCATTTTTATAAATTATGATTCCTTTTCAAATCCATAAACATTTTGTAATTCCACCAAAATTTTCAAAATTAAGAAACCTAACATGTTTATTTTCGGGGAAGGTTGACCATCGGCAATAGAAAAGAAGCGAAAAAGAAGACAACAAGAAGCAAGCAGATGGGCAAACGAGTGTATGAGCCAGTGCGTGGGTGGGACACCGGGCCGCAGCCTAGATGGGCGCACCCCCGCAGCCTAGATGGGCAAATGAGTTTACAGATTTTTATAAATTATGATTCCTTTTCAAATCCATAAACACTTTGATGCTTAAGGGGAGATTATGAGGTATGCACAAATTCTATTTTGCGCTTAAGCGTTAAATGGTGTGTTAATGGTATGCGTAGGTTTCCTATTGGTAGGCTCATATAAGTTTTTTCTTTGGGTTTTTTCTTTTGGATTCTATTTTTAATTTTTCACTATTTGCGGCTTCATTTTTTAGAAAAATTGTggaattttttgaaatgcatgaaTTGTTTTTCAAATCCTTGAGTTTTAAATTTCCTGAACATTTTTAAAAGCACAAAATTTAATTAAAACTGTGTTttctttttcaaattcatgaacttttaaAAAAGTCATGAACTTACTTTAAAATTTATAGACTTTTTTCAAATCTGTAAACAAATTTAATTTCACGAAATTATTCAAAGTTAGAAGACCCGTCTTTTCTTCCCGGGAAAGCTGACCAATAGCAATAGAAAACGAGCAAAAAAAAAAGAGATTAGTGAGTTGGCTCGTGGGCGAGACGCTGGGTGTGGCCTTAACACACCCCTTTTGCGCTATACCATTCAACACTTTTTTCAGGCTAGTGCACAAAGCAGAATTAAATGGTCCCAAATTAAGTACTCCCAAGAAAGAAAACCACCGTGTCCAATCAATTTCATATAAATATTTCCAACCAAAGACCTGAGAAGTAAATGCCAGTGACCAACATAAATGTTTGGTATAGCTACAGAGCACAACACCACATTATTAGTTTGAAAGAAAAATGATGACAATTAAACGTCTCGCGGCTCCTCCTTGCTTGCCTCATCGACTGCAAACGCTGCGTTGAAAGGTTGATCGGCCTGCATGGGCCAAGCTGCCAGTGGCACAGCAGCCGTGACGCTCTCCAGCACCGAGTTCCACCCGCAGTGACTCAGAAACCCTCTCACGCAAAATCCCCAATTGATCCACCCACTCCCTCACCACTAAGCCTCTGTCCTTGGTACGGTTTCTCTAGGCCTTGGAAGGTGTTGACGATCAGGCCATGGCCCTCCTCTATGGCCTTCGCCAGCTTGCCGtgcacagctccatcatgggcg
This genomic window from Aegilops tauschii subsp. strangulata cultivar AL8/78 chromosome 4, Aet v6.0, whole genome shotgun sequence contains:
- the LOC120962642 gene encoding uncharacterized protein; amino-acid sequence: MEDVARRHGGGGADLISDLPEDLLLQVLARRRAHRPPLPPVARPLDPPPRPRLPRRRARPAPLLPALASLQAAAGPGVTLLDIRVAGLEREASLVSSLLHAAAGLSPAELRLALQRDIQFFHVEMPRFHRATSIDLAAHYLHLLLSRISRFPALQRLSLSGCRVDLADLVHRCPCLRVLRVADARRVPQQQYHHQIGVVGGARCGEPEQMDRVYLRRGPPCSRIWQCHSASTASSPCPSPRQLWRRSLGSAHIPIPR